One region of Solanum pennellii chromosome 6, SPENNV200 genomic DNA includes:
- the LOC107023003 gene encoding uncharacterized protein LOC107023003, with protein MDRYYSLEHNPEAIPPNDTIHCLTFGCRMQVASFNDYIPMSRSRGIGLFNSVINVNVSDNVSNHLGTTVANIYCSQCDKMIGWKIIAVTQASEYITEGRFCMRLDKLSFSNFVAMILSIQEQNFRANEENADQDADTTDGEGDSNDPDLGANDQNVDQDGDTADEGLGANEQNVDQDGDSTDQDGDTADEGLGTNEQNVDQEGDSTDQDGETADEGLGANEQNVDQDGDSNEEYDGSISSYLMHFIGQNVDQDGGANEQNVDQGGGISEKNVDQDGGRPMKQPKI; from the exons ATGGATAGATACTATTCACTTGAACACAACCCTGAAGCGATCCCTCCTAATGATACCATCCACTGCCTTACTTTTGGGTGCAGAATGCAAGTTGCATCCTTCAACGATTATATTCCGATG TCTCGATCAAGAGGAATAGGGCTCTTCAATTCGGT GATTAATGTTAATGTATCAGACAACGTGAGTAATCATCTTGGAACTACCGTAGCCAACATTTACTGTAGCCAATGTGATAAGATGATCGGGTGGAAAATT ATTGCAGTCACCCAAGCGTCGGAGTATATTACAGAAGGGAGATTCTGCATGAGATT GGACAAACTTAGTTTTTCGAATTTTGTAGCGATGATTCTTTCAATCCAGGAACAAAATTTCCGGGCTAATGAGGAAAATGCAGATCAAGATGCAGACACAACTGATGGAGAAGGAGACTCTAATGATCCAGATTTAGGCGCTAATGACCAAAATGTTGATCAAGATGGAGACACAGCTGATGAAGGTTTAGGCGCTAATGAGCAAAATGTTGATCAAGATGGAGACTCTACTGATCAAGATGGTGACACAGCTGATGAAGGTTTAGGCACTAATGAGCAAAATGTTGATCAAGAGGGAGACTCTACTGATCAAGATGGAGAAACAGCTGATGAAGGTTTAGGCGCTAATGAGCAAAATGTTGATCAAGATGGAGACTCAAATGAAGAATATGATGGCTCTATTTCTAGTTACTTGATGCATTTCATCGGTCAAAATGTTGATCAAGATGGAGGCGCTAATGAGCAAAATGTTGATCAAGGTGGAGGCATTAGTGAGAAAAATGTTGATCAAGATGGAGGCCGGCCAATGAAACAACCGAAGATATAG
- the LOC107022939 gene encoding uncharacterized protein LOC107022939: MAIRMGRNLPQSNHVPSVHYFYCCGCRTHVAIIYYIPTLRTISSMYLCRFRVVVAEDEPQHGVVHGMNLTVAVTYCVQCGNLLMWKILAVSQPSSVYRVGGSVMRLDALISCNSVTLFDFLYGGNNEQAPNDQDGGADEEQDGDINEQDLGANEQKVNQDGDTYEQDLGTNEQNVNQDGNTNEQDLSANEQNVDMGGNGGVNEQVPNEDVDIIEGLGNIDLNANI; encoded by the exons ATGGCTATTAGGATGGGACGGAATTTGCCTCAATCCAATCATGTCCCTTCTGTTCATTACTTCTACTGTTGTGGTTGCAGAACTCACGTTGCAATCATCTATTACATTCCGACTCTACGGACTATTTCTAGTATGTATCTATGCAGGTTTAGGGTTGTAGTAGCAGAGGACGAGCCACAACATGGAGTAGTACATGGCATGAACTTGACGGTAGCCGTGACTTACTGTGTCCAATGTGGAAACCTGCTCATGTGGAAAATT CTTGCCGTCTCCCAACCGTCTAGTGTTTATAGAGTAGGAGGATCCGTCATGAGATT GGACGCGCTTATTAGCTGTAACAGTGTAACGTTGTTTGATTTTCTCTATGGAGGCAATAATGAACAGGCTCCTAATGATCAAGATGGAGGTGCAGATGAAGAACAAGACGGAGACATTAATGAACAAGATTTAGGCGCTAATGAGCAAAAAGTTAATCAAGATGGAGACACTTATGAACAAGATTTAGGCACTAATGAGCAAAATGTCAATCAAGATGGAAACACTAATGAACAAGATTTAAGCGCTAATGAGCAAAATGTTGATATGGGTGGAAATGGAGGCGTTAATGAACAAGTTCCTAATGAAGATGTAGATATCATTGAGGGACTGGGCAATATTGATCTAAATGCAAACATTTGA
- the LOC107022497 gene encoding zinc finger protein ZAT9-like: MMTIKRRREEEIVTVETFAMANCVSILEKNSSLSRRFFECKTCKKQFESFQALGGHRASHKKPKLVVLPSDSIKSNAKKHECSYCGEEFVLGQALGGHMRKHRDKTKEKNTYKSSEKKFCLDLNLTPYENDQLTLGIIPACTVVHSLLSQPSRSVFKLSRRLSKASYLYQLFIMIKIREDKGEVEAQAMANCLMLLSSIDRDRRNSFECKTCKRRFSSFQALGGHRTSHKSTIDIGKFLHGKISKKRKVHECLICGMEFSMGQALGGHMRRHRAPVNEIEHSAKRIPVLKKSNSNKRIFCVDLNLTPDENDDFHFWPMAPVPPLLSS, encoded by the exons ATGATGACGATAAAgaggagaagagaagaagaaatagTAACAGTGGAGACATTCGCCATGGCTAATTGTGTTAGTATTTTAGAGAAGAATAGTTCACTATCACGTCGATTTTTCGAGTGCAAAACTTGTAAGAAGCAGTTTGAATCGTTTCAAGCTTTAGGCGGACATAGAGCAAGTCATAAGAAACCGAAACTAGTGGTATTACCTTCAGATTCGATTAAATCTAATGCGAAGAAACATGAATGCTCTTATTGTGGTGAGGAATTTGTACTTGGACAAGCTTTGGGTGGGCATATGAGAAAGCATCGCGATaaaacaaaggagaaaaatacTTACAAATCTTCTGAAAAGAAATTTTGCTTAGATTTGAATTTGACACCCTATGAGAATGATCAGTTGACGTTGGGGATTATCCCCGCCTGTACAGTAGTTCATTCTTTATTGT CCCAACCAAGTAGATCAGTATTCAAACTCAGTAGACGATTATCGAAAGCTTCTTATTTGTATCAACTCTTCATAATgataaaaattagagaagacAAGGGTGAAGTGGAAGCACAAGCAATGGCTAACTGCTTAATGCTTTTATCATCCATAGATCGAGATCGTCGTAATTCATTTGAATGCAAAACCTGCAAAAGACGCTTCTCATCTTTCCAAGCGCTTGGTGGCCATCGAACGAGCCATAAATCAACGATTGATATCGGAAAATTTCTTCACggaaaaatatccaaaaaacgCAAGGTTCATGAATGTTTAATTTGTGGAATGGAGTTTTCTATGGGTCAGGCTTTAGGTGGACATATGAGGCGTCACCGTGCCCCTGTAAATGAAATTGAACATTCGGCCAAAAGGATACCAGTTTTGAAGAAATCGAATAGCAACAAGAGAATATTTTGCGTGGATCTTAATTTAACTCCTGATGAGAATGATGATTTTCACTTTTGGCCTATGGCACCTGTACCTCCATTGTTATCCTCTTAG
- the LOC107022496 gene encoding uncharacterized protein DDB_G0290685-like: MASYDHLRCRCGRGVAFVKDLRINEGNTLVGIFTHMFNVEVAPEHETCQALEGKTLLDTFCVNCRAWLGWKVNAVSQGSRYEKGQFVMMMGKLTYANGQILDPNVDQDGGDNNANNQDGGANNADNQNGGANNADNQDGGANNQDGGSDEENVDQDGGDNNANNQDGVANNADNQDGGANNQDGGANNADN, translated from the exons ATGGCTTCTTATGATCACTTGCGTTGCAGATGCGGACGTGGAGTTGCATTCGTCAAAGATTTAAGAATTAATGAG GGGAATACTCTAGTAGGGATCTTTACTCATAT GTTTAATGTTGAAGTAGCACCAGAGCATGAGACATGTCAAGCACTAGAAGGCAAAACCCTACTCGATACTTTCTGTGTTAACTGTAGGGCCTGGCTCGGGTGGAAAGTT AATGCAGTCTCCCAAGGCAGTCGTTATGAGAAAGGACAATTCGTGATGATGAT GGGGAAGCTTACTTACGCTAATGGTCAAATCTTAGATCCAAATGTTGATCAAGATGGAGGCGATAATAACGCTAATAATCAAGATGGAGGCGCTAATAATGCTGATAATCAAAATGGAGGCGCTAATAATGCTGATAATCAAGATGGAGGCGCTAATAATCAAGATGGAGGCTCTGATGAGGAAAATGTTGATCAAGATGGAGGCGATAATAACGCTAATAATCAAGATGGAGTCGCTAATAATGCTGATAATCAAGATGGAGGCGCTAATAATCAAGATGGAGGCGCTAATAATGCTGATAATTGA
- the LOC114077513 gene encoding uncharacterized protein DDB_G0290685-like, with translation MEEIPDDCDSIYCGGCRTRVAFIEDLYFTMWEVGVFDRVFNVEVSIDMNYHHRQDANTVANTYCVQCGRMLGWKYIQVIQQSLYVMEGTFHLRFDMLNFEEQNVDQDVGSNQEVPIEQEYQDGDGDQQVPHEQDLSTNEQNVDQDRGGDQQVPTEQDLGTNEQTADQDGGDDPQVPNEQDYQDRGGAQQVPIEQDLGADEQSVDQDGGGDQEVPTEQDLDDNEQNDDQDGGGDQEVPNEQDLDDNEQNDDQDGDSDEQNHDPDGRDIRQAPNEHDLGANEQNVDQDGGGNEQGPNDQDGGGNEQGPNDQDGGPPMKQRKK, from the exons ATGGAGGAAATCCCAGATGATTGTGATTCCATCTATTGCGGTGGGTGCAGAACTCGAGTTGCATTCATCGAGGATCTCTATTTTACT ATGTGGGAAGTAGGGGTCTTTGATAGGGT GTTTAATGTTGAAGTATCAATCGACATGAATTATCATCACCGACAAGATGCAAATACCGTAGCCAATACTTACTGTGTCCAATGTGGAAGGATGCTCGGGTGGAAATAT ATTCAAGTCATCCAACAGAGCTTGTATGTTATGGAAGGAACATTCCATTTGAGATT TGACATGCTTAATTTTGAAGAGCAAAATGTTGATCAAGATGTAGGCAGTAATCAAGAGGTTCCTATTGAACAAGAATATCAAGATGGAGACGGCGATCAACAGGTTCCTCATGAACAAGATTTAAGCACCAATGAGCAAAACGTTGATCAAGATAGAGGCGGTGATCAACAGGTTCCTACTGAACAAGATTTAGGCACTAATGAGCAAACTGCTGATCAAGATGGAGGCGACGATCCACAGGTTCCTAATGAACAAGATTATCAAGATAGAGGCGGTGCTCAACAGGTTCCTATTGAGCAAGATTTAGGTGCTGATGAGCAAAGTGTTGATCAAGATGGAGGCGGTGATCAAGAGGTTCCTACTGAACAAGATTTAGATGATAATGAGCAAAATGATGATCAAGATGGAGGTGGTGATCAAGAGGTTCCTAATGAACAAGATTTAGATGATAATGAGCAAAATGATGATCAAGATGGAGACAGTGATGAACAGAATCATGATCCAGATGGAAGGGATATTCGACAGGCTCCTAATGAACACGATTTAGGTGCTAATGAGCAAAATGTTGATCAAGATGGAGGCGGTAATGAACAGGGTCCTAATGATCAAGATGGAGGCGGTAATGAACAGGGTCCTAATGATCAAGATGGAGGCCCGCCAATGAAACAAAGGAAGAAATAG
- the LOC114077496 gene encoding uncharacterized protein DDB_G0290685-like has translation MAPTQPCMFIREGRFLMEWDKLSISNGGANADQDLGVNANEQDLGTNNMRLDELICWNDLHLLSRGDTEQAPNDQDNGENADQDGDANEQVPNDQDLGANEQDGDANEQDLGVNEQNSDEDGDGDGNEQVPNEEDSGTLLIKIKKEMIKMKAQLIKMERQLINMLEELMKRPLLIEIVLLETLLMVMDTIDEDGETTDQDGDANEQDSGANPEQDGDSNEQDSGANPEQDGDSNEQDLGPLLIEVKEKLIKMKAQLIKTERQVIKIKTSDEDGNTTDQDGDANEQTLGDNEQNPDQDGDANEQTLGDNEQNPDQDGYGNEQDSKTLMIKMKTELIKTKAELIKMERQLIKMKEELIKRLMVEAVLIKKLLIKMETTHQDGDISDQSTE, from the exons ATGGCTCCTACTCAACCTTGCATGTTTATTAGAGAAGGAAGATTTCTTATGGAATG GGACAAGCTTAGTATATCGAATGGTGGCGCTAATGCTGATCAAGATTTAGGTGTCAATGCTAATGAACAAGATTTAGGCACTAATAATATGAGATT GGACGAGCTTATTTGCTGGAATGATCTTCATCTTCTCTCTCGAGGCGATACTGAACAGGCTCCTAATGATCAAGATAATGGAGAAAATGCTGATCAAGATGGAGATGCTAATGAACAGGTTCCTAATGATCAAGATTTAGGCGCTAACGAGCAAGATGGAGATGCTAATGAACAGGATTTAGGCGTTAATGAGCAAAATTCTGATGAAGATGGAGATGGAGATGGTAATGAACAGGTTCCTAATGAAGAAGATTCAGGGACGCTACTGATCAagataaagaaagaaatgatcAAGATGAAGGCTCAATTGATCAAGATGGAGAGACAACTGATCAATATGCTGGAAGAACTGATGAAGAGGCCGCTACTGATCGAGATTGTACTGCTCGAGACACTACTGATGGTGATGGATACAATTGATGAAGATGGAGAAACAACTGATCAAGATGGAGATGCTAATGAACAAGATTCAGGCGCTAATCCTGAACAAGATGGAGATAGTAATGAACAAGATTCAGGCGCTAATCCTGAACAAGATGGAGATAGTAATGAACAAGACTTAGGACCGCTGCTGATCGAGGTGAAGGAAAAACTGATCAAGATGAAGGCACAACTGATCAAGACAGAGAGACAAGTGATCAAGATAAAGACAAGTGATGAAGATGGAAACACAACTGATCAAGATGGGGATGCTAATGAACAAACTTTAGGCGATAATGAGCAAAATCCTGATCAAGATGGGGATGCTAATGAACAAACTTTAGGCGATAATGAGCAAAATCCTGATCAAGATGGATATGGTAATGAACAAGATTCAAAAACGCTAATGATCAAGATGAAGACAGAACTGATCAAGACGAAGGCAGAGCTGATTAAGATGGAGAGACAACTGATAAAGATGAAGGAAGAACTGATCAAGAGGCTAATGGTAGAGGCGGTACTGATCAAGAAGCTACTCATCAAGATGGAGACAACTCATCAAGATGGAGACATAAGTGATCAATCAACTGAATGA